The following is a genomic window from Tripterygium wilfordii isolate XIE 37 chromosome 19, ASM1340144v1, whole genome shotgun sequence.
CGTCTTGGGAAAATGTATTTTGCTATGGTGTAGACAAGAACTCGCATTTTCTTCCTAGAAAACAGAGTTGATATTTGAGTATTTTCTAGAAAACAATTTAGAAAACAAAGCATTTTTAACATTTCGACGGCATTGAATTCTTGCAGGATACCACATAAAAGATAACTTTTTGATGTTTAAACCAGTGAGTGTTATAGGCTCATGATCACTTATCATGTTGCAGGCAAGCTCTACTATTGGAATATGGCAGGAACTGATATCTTGATCAATGCTCGCGACTATGGCGTCATAGTTGATGAACATAAGAAGAGGGTTCAATGCAATTATTGTGCAAAGGAAGTGACTAGCTTCAACCGTATGCAGAACCATTTAGGAGGAGTGAGAGGAGATGCAAGAGCCGAGAGGTTCAATCCTTGAGGATGAGTTTGAAGATATGAAGAATCTGTTAGGAACTGAGTTTGGTTTAGAGACTAAGTGTTTAAGTTGTTTGACCTAGACTTGTTGACTAATGTAATaatgttattttatatttctgTGTTGGATGGCTGTGATCTTGCCACTTGTATGGCTGGATGTATTTTGCTATGTAAAAATCTAGAGCTTCTCTCATTTTAATGTGGTAAGAGATTAGCTCGTGTGGTGTAAGAGAGAAATACAAGTGAAGAAGATCAAAGTTTTTTGAGTGTGTTCTTCTCTTCTACTGCAGTAAGGTGATTTGTTTAGTTTGCTGTTCTATCAAGGTCAGCTTGCAGCTACCTATCTTGGTTTCTTGGATTCTAACAGAATCACTTCAACAGCATAAAGGATTCTTGGACTTATTTCATCATTGGTTGGTAATACTGTTGCCCTGAACTTATTTTTGGATCAAGTGATCGTGGCAGTTGTAGCAGGCAATATAGTACCAGTCGTTGCTATTCGGCAACTTTTCGAACCGACAGATTCAACCTGGAGTTTAATAGGAAGCATTTGTCTGCATCGTACTGCATTGGCCTCATGTTGGAAATGATTTAAATTCATAGTCCAGTTTCGATCATGCTTCTGCGATTCTTGATAATTGATATGGTTTGGTTTTGGTGGTttgattgatttaattttttaaagttaTCAAATAGTTGACtctaaaaaaaacaacagagaGAAACAACTAGATCACATCTGCGAGTACATTGTTATAGAAGGGGAAAAACTAGGCCATCACCAATTAACCCTTATTAATTTGAAAGGTATACTATAGCATCAGTTGTACGAATAATCTTCAATAAAACGTGCACAATCGAAATGAAGGCAAAAGCTGCATTCGCCCTTAGGACACTGGAGGCACCCATCTCTGCAATCCTCATCGCACACCATACATGGAAGACACCCCCAACTTGTTCTTTTGACAATGCTAAGAGTCATTTGGCGAGGTTGAACATGGAAGTCGTCTCGCAAAACACATTCAAAATGAGCAACGAAATCACATTTTCCACAACAAAACCAGAtgcaaaatattattttctgGCATATACCACAATCTTTGTTTCCATAATGATTGTGGTTGGCTAAGACGAGAGGATGTTTATGTAACTTGAGATCACTAAATGTTTTTGGAATCCACGGAAGTGATGCACATTCACTACATAAATTAATGTTGTGCTGAAAATCAGATCCCCGGAGGATGAAAAAACGACATGACATGTTGTATAATCGTCCTGGAAGGAGATATGGATACTCACCAAGAGCACAATCAGGATGACCAGCATAGTCGCATTGAGCACAATAGTAGTACCAATGCTTtggatctctctctttttcacaAATATCACAGTAATAAGCATCAGAACCATCATCATTTGTATGATAGCAGAGTACTAGAGGATGTTCATGATCCCAATATCTAGCTGTAGACGGTAGTGTAGCACATCTATAATCTATGTCAAATGGACACTCATTGCATTGAAATAGATATTTAGCTTTGGAACTGCAAGGGTAGCAATATCTATTATGACTGGGTATACGAGTGAAAGAGAGTATGTGATCATGACCAGGATGTCTAATATTTAGTGGGATTGATGCACATCGAACATCAGCATAGAAGTTTTTGCATTCTTCACAAGCATATACAAAGCCATGGCAATCCGAATAACAGCAAGAACAGCGGAAAGTACCATTGTCATCAGGCCCACTCGGAAGAAGGGTTAGGGGGTGGTCATGAAAAACAGGTCTTATTTGGTTTGGCAAGTCAATACAGGTCTTGTGGAGAAAAAAGCCACACTCCACGCACCTGTAAAATGGATGTGAGATAGGTCGGATGCAGCCATCACAA
Proteins encoded in this region:
- the LOC119985840 gene encoding uncharacterized protein LOC119985840 is translated as MFLHKSCSSDLPSEIKHVFHHKHPLFLLSNCEWYGSCDSNDAFVYYCECCTFTLDIKTALQRPLCLQESENHKHQFIPLMRSEYSSPCDACGLKLKKFGSSGGSFLCTICQIIVHDDCISLPHTIKIFHHDHPLTHTFFFLLKEEDMPPVDQLNCRICRTKFDKDFGGYYCVDCHFVTHVGCAIRNQISTNNSILNAQEAIVDLVREIKLTEDELPVQIKHFSHEHKLSRSDEMEDKCCDGCIRPISHPFYRCVECGFFLHKTCIDLPNQIRPVFHDHPLTLLPSGPDDNGTFRCSCCYSDCHGFVYACEECKNFYADVRCASIPLNIRHPGHDHILSFTRIPSHNRYCYPCSSKAKYLFQCNECPFDIDYRCATLPSTARYWDHEHPLVLCYHTNDDGSDAYYCDICEKERDPKHWYYYCAQCDYAGHPDCALGEYPYLLPGRLYNMSCRFFILRGSDFQHNINLCSECASLPWIPKTFSDLKLHKHPLVLANHNHYGNKDCGICQKIIFCIWFCCGKCDFVAHFECVLRDDFHVQPRQMTLSIVKRTSWGCLPCMVCDEDCRDGCLQCPKGECSFCLHFDCARFIEDYSYN